A window of Neodiprion lecontei isolate iyNeoLeco1 unplaced genomic scaffold, iyNeoLeco1.1 ptg000065l, whole genome shotgun sequence contains these coding sequences:
- the LOC124295710 gene encoding uncharacterized protein LOC124295710, protein MTIDEYIARQTDLFRRICRTLENLRKLGEAKTTLGQVQSRLDALNSNWLKFQHMHETVDQIRIAAKGDQLEAIKRLSYFAKDYYGQCEEQYLNAKGEMLDLLGTLKTLSAPIVPTAVAPQLTTGGASKRLPRIELPTFSGNYSDWKSFHDLFTSIVRENSQLSEVEKLHYLKTSLTDEPSQLIKNIALTAENFPRAWETLVSRYENKRLLTDSHLATLFAIPRVTKKSSSELKSLHSNTCEALGALELLDSPEKLGDHIIVRMTICKLDPASLEEWEKSVSEKLEPPTFAELKAFLIGRIHTLEAVEQAHAQNQIATSKPHSSQGRSNLQTTRSHTAQSKEQSCACCKGNHYIAFCSTFRDKSLDQRREVVSAKKLCFNCLGPHQQKDCRSNKTCRVCNGRHHSLLHRNSSSISTAANSGTSQGQAAVAQPAVQNAPISNSASQVSNHSAQPTMIKRSPVLLATVQLIASNPETGERIIARALLDQGSESSFVTESLAQQLRLRRHQATIPIIGVGAHQSAVTRGIATLQLQSRAHTSFSCQVEALVLPRLTSYLPSFRLLVEDWPHLRGLNLADPSFAHPSQIDVILGDDIYSNIIGQGVRRGAPGTPIAQETQFGWVLSGCVSAEAASPSYSAVQGFQCSLDHELLDLVQQFWKQEEVSKPLALTSEEERCEQHFRETVSRTASGRYVLRLPLKDNSVELGNSRNPAHQMLLRWEKRFGSDAKLKEAYSSFLREYRELGHMRRAINTPEDNSRVFYLPHHGVVRDSSSTTKLRVVFNGSQRTNLGLSLNDNLLVGPKVQTDLADVLLRWRQYPVAFSSDVVKMYRQILVHNDDQDFQRILWREEPELPIEEYQLTTVTYVLASAPYLAIRVLHQLVQDEGKQYPFASHVILENTYVDDILPGAEDVDQGREKINELNQLLKAGGFELQKWTSSHPETLVDISRNHQEIAMHLNLDQSPFFRALGLAWIPDIDAFAFSPQIHQTRDNLTKRKVPSQTAQLFDPLGWLSPITIRAKIFMQELWALGFDWDEPLSASLSSRWIEFLQDLQGISAITIPRWIGLSSASLGIEIHGFADASQSALGAVIYARMYINTHEVRVSLVCAKTKVAPLKKVTIPRLELCAANLLVRLMCHVEKTLNFENTPVYLWTDSTVALAWIKSHPSRWKEFVRNRVTEIQEFTRARWYHISGFENPADLASRGASPEQLQKSELWTFGPSWLSKPSVNWPSLSPRPEENIHLEERKGLSTHIATAKPLQIWDLVDRYSKLSTILKVTSLCKRAANRFLAKTTSNRVNTSITVGPISTLEWSDAQLFWTKVTQQAYFAEKIRQIETSSSLTRSHPLSRLTPFIDSNGFLRVGGRLNHSLLSYDEKHPFILPRESSFSTLIIDHHHRLTLHGGPQLTLATIRQRYWILGGRVPIRMSVHRCVPCARHRATLSSQQMGQLPQSRVTQSRPFLHSGVDYAGPFSIRASRGRGAKSCKGYIVIFICFTTSAVHLELVSDYTTEAFIAAYKRFTSRRGICASIASDCGTNLVGADSELRRLLAASSKEFAEIANTLASHGTQWRFNPPSAPHFGGKWEARVKSVKFHLKRVIGEATQTFEQFATFLTQVEATLNSRPLCAISDDPRDPSALTPGHFLVGSALNTIPEPSLIEVPVQRLSHWQHSRQMLEHFWKRWSTEYLQSLQNLSKWQTHHGNIKIGSIVLVKNENLPPSVWPLAKVIEVHPGTDGLVRVVTVTTKSSVLKRPIVKLCVLPVSS, encoded by the coding sequence ATGACGATCGACGAATACATTGCACGTCAAACCGATCTCTTCAGGCGCATCTGTCGCACTCTCGAAAACTTGCGCAAGCTCGGTGAAGCAAAAACAACCCTCGGGCAAGTTCAATCGCGATTAGAtgctttaaattcaaattggcTGAAGTTCCAACACATGCACGAGACAGTCGATCAAATTAGAATCGCAGCAAAAGGTGATCAACTCGAAGCTATCAAAAGACTTTCGTATTTCGCGAAAGACTATTACGGACAGTGCGAAGAGCAATACTTAAACGCGAAGGGAGAGATGCTCGATCTACTCGGAACTCTCAAGACTCTATCGGCACCGATCGTGCCAACAGCCGTAGCCCCCCAACTCACAACTGGAGGAGCCTCAAAACGGCTACCACGCATCGAATTGCCTACGTTCTCGGGCAATTACTCAGACTGGAAGTCTTTCCACGACCTCTTCACATCAATCGTTCGCGAAAATTCGCAACTCTCGGAAGTGGAAAAACTGCACTACCTAAAAACAAGTCTCACCGATGAACCGTCACAACTCATTAAAAACATCGCTCTTACCGCTGAAAACTTCCCTCGAGCCTGGGAAACTCTCGTCTCACGGTACGAAAACAAGAGACTTTTGACGGATTCTCATCTCGCGACACTTTTCGCGATTCCTCGTGTCACGAAAAAGTCGTCATCAGAACTGAAGAGCTTGCACAGCAACACTTGCGAAGCTCTTGGTGCACTCGAACTTCTCGATAGTCCCGAGAAATTAGGGGATCACATCATCGTGCGCATGACGATTTGCAAGCTCGACCCAGCATCTCTCGAAGAGTGGGAGAAAAGTGTTAGCGAGAAACTCGAGCCCCCCACGTTTGCGGAGCTCAAGGCGTTTCTCATCGGTCGCATCCACACCCTCGAAGCCGTGGAGCAAGCTCATGCTCAAAATCAAATCGCGACGTCGAAACCGCACTCATCGCAAGGAAGGTCAAATCTTCAGACGACAAGGTCACATACAGCGCAATCAAAGGAACAGTCGTGTGCTTGTTGCAAAGGCAACCACTACATCGCGTTCTGTTCGACCTTTCGCGACAAATCTCTGGATCAAAGAAGGGAAGTGGTTTCTGCGAAAAAGCTTTGCTTCAATTGTCTCGGTCCACATCAGCAGAAGGACTGTCGATCCAACAAAACGTGTCGCGTGTGCAACGGTCGACATCATTCCTTGCTGCATCGAAACTCTTCTTCAATCTCGACAGCTGCCAACAGCGGCACATCTCAAGGACAGGCCGCAGTAGCGCAACCTGCAGTGCAGAACGCACCGATCTCGAACAGTGCCTCTCAGGTGAGCAACCACTCAGCTCAGCCTACAATGATCAAGCGCTCTCCAGTTCTTCTCGCCACAGTGCAATTGATCGCTTCGAATCCAGAGACTGGAGAAAGAATCATCGCACGCGCTCTACTCGATCAAGGATCCGAAAGTTCATTCGTCACGGAGTCGCTAGCGCAACAATTGCGACTACGTCGGCATCAAGCAACGATACCGATCATTGGCGTCGGAGCTCATCAATCGGCAGTGACTCGCGGCATCGCGACATTGCAACTCCAATCTCGTGCTCACACCTCGTTCTCATGTCAGGTGGAGGCACTCGTGCTTCCACGACTCACATCGTATCTACCCTCATTTCGACTTCTCGTCGAAGACTGGCCTCATCTACGAGGACTCAACCTCGCGGATCCAAGCTTTGCACATCCCAGTCAAATCGACGTAATTCTCGGAGATGACATCTACAGCAACATCATTGGTCAAGGAGTTCGAAGAGGAGCACCAGGAACACCAATCGCGCAAGAAACTCAGTTCGGTTGGGTCCTCTCCGGCTGCGTTTCAGCGGAAGCAGCAAGCCCCTCGTATAGCGCAGTCCAAGGCTTCCAATGCTCCCTCGATCACGAACTGCTCGATCTCGTGCAGCAGTTTTGGAAGCAGGAAGAAGTGTCGAAACCTTTGGCACTAACTTCCGAAGAAGAGCGTTGTGAGCAACACTTTCGCGAAACGGTTTCTCGAACTGCGTCCGGTCGTTACGTACTTCGGCTGCCGCTCAAAGACAATTCAGTAGAGCTCGGCAACTCGCGAAATCCCGCGCATCAAATGCTCCTTCGTTGGGAGAAACGGTTCGGTAGCGACGCGAAACTCAAGGAGGCTTACTCGAGCTTCCTTCGTGAATATCGTGAACTCGGGCACATGCGTCGCGCTATCAATACACCTGAAGACAATTCCCGCGTGTTTTATCTTCCCCATCATGGTGTAGTTCGCGACAGCAGTTCAACAACAAAGTTGCGTGTCGTGTTCAACGGGTCTCAAAGAACCAACCTCGGACTCTCTCTCAATGACAATCTTCTCGTCGGTCCAAAAGTGCAAACCGACCTCGCGGACGTTCTCTTACGCTGGCGACAATATCCAGTCGCGTTCTCATCAGACGTCGTCAAGATGTACCGACAAATTTTGGTCCACAATGATGACCAAGATTTTCAGCGAATCCTCTGGAGGGAAGAACCAGAACTACCGATTGAAGAATATCAACTGACTACGGTAACGTATGTTCTTGCAAGCGCTCCGTATCTCGCGATCCGTGTTCTTCATCAACTCGTTCAGGACGAAGGTAAGCAGTATCCCTTTGCGAGCCACGTCATTCTCGAGAACACGTACGTCGACGACATCCTCCCAGGAGCAGAGGACGTTGATCAAGGTCGCGAGAAAATCAACGAACTCAATCAATTGCTCAAGGCGGGCGGCTTTGAACTTCAAAAGTGGACTTCAAGCCACCCAGAAACTCTCGTTGACATTTCTCGAAACCATCAAGAGATCGCGATGCATCTGAATCTCGATCAAAGTCCATTCTTTCGGGCTCTCGGTCTTGCGTGGATACCAGACATCGACGCGTTTGCGTTCTCTCCGCAAATTCATCAAACTCGGGACAATTTGACGAAACGAAAAGTTCCCTCACAAACCGCGCAGCTCTTTGATCCTCTCGGATGGCTCTCGCCGATCACGATCAGagccaaaatctttatgcaGGAATTGTGGGCACTCGGTTTCGACTGGGACGAGCCGCTCTCAGCTTCATTGTCCTCGCGATGGATCGAGTTTCTACAAGATCTTCAAGGCATCTCAGCTATCACCATCCCACGATGGATCGGGTTAAGTTCAGCATCTCTCGGGATAGAGATCCACGGTTTCGCGGACGCCTCTCAAAGTGCATTAGGCGCAGTGATCTACGCGCGAATGTATATCAACACTCACGAAGTGCGCGTTTCACTAGTGTGCGCGAAAACTAAAGTAGCGCCGCTAAAGAAGGTGACAATTCCTCGTCTCGAACTCTGTGCTGCGAATCTTCTCGTCCGGTTGATGTGTCATGTGGAAAAGACTcttaatttcgaaaacaccCCGGTTTATCTGTGGACGGATTCCACAGTCGCGCTCGCGTGGATCAAAAGCCACCCATCGCGGTGGAAGGAATTCGTTCGTAATCGCGTAACGGAAATCCAAGAGTTCACGCGCGCTCGTTGGTATCACATCTCGGGTTTTGAAAACCCCGCTGATCTTGCGTCTCGTGGTGCATCTCCGGAGCAACTCCAAAAATCAGAACTTTGGACCTTCGGACCATCCTGGCTCTCGAAGCCTTCTGTCAATTGGCCATCCTTATCTCCGCGACCGGAAGAAAACATTCATCTCGAGGAAAGAAAAGGGCTGTCGACGCACATCGCAACAGCTAAGCCGCTACAAATCTGGGATCTCGTCGATCGCTACTCAAAACTATCGACTATCCTCAAAGTCACATCATTGTGTAAACGCGCAGCAAATCGGTTCCTCGCGAAGACGACATCGAATCGCGTAAACACGTCTATCACTGTCGGACCGATCTCTACTCTCGAATGGAGCGACGCCCAACTGTTTTGGACCAAGGTGACCCAGCAGGCGTACTTTGCAGAAAAAATTCGCCAAATCGAGACAAGCTCAAGTCTCACTCGAAGTCATCCACTATCGCGACTCACGCCGTTCATCGATTCGAACGGATTCCTCAGAGTCGGTGGTCGACTGAATCACTCATTGCTTTCGTATGACGAAAAGCACCCGTTCATCCTGCCTCGCGAATCATCGTTCTCCACATTGATCAtcgatcatcatcatcggtTGACGCTCCACGGAGGTCCGCAACTCACTCTCGCTACAATCCGACAGCGGTACTGGATCCTGGGAGGAAGAGTACCGATCCGCATGTCAGTACATCGTTGCGTTCCTTGTGCGCGTCATCGCGCCACCCTCAGCAGCCAACAGATGGGTCAACTCCCTCAGTCTCGAGTCACGCAATCAAGGCCGTTTCTTCACTCTGGCGTTGACTACGCTGGTCCATTCTCGATTCGAGCCTCCCGCGGAAGAGGAGCGAAATCATGCAAGGGATATATCGTTATCTTCATCTGCTTCACGACCTCGGCTGTGCATCTCGAGCTAGTTTCGGACTACACGACGGAGGCATTCATCGCGGCGTACAAACGCTTCACATCTCGACGAGGAATTTGTGCCTCAATCGCAAGCGATTGTGGAACGAATCTCGTCGGCGCAGACTCAGAACTTCGCCGTCTTCTCGCTGCATCGTCAAAGGAGTTCGCAGAAATCGCAAACACCCTCGCATCACACGGAACTCAGTGGCGGTTCAATCCTCCCTCCGCGCCTCATTTCGGTGGAAAATGGGAAGCCAGAGTGAAATCAGTCAAATTTCACCTCAAACGAGTCATCGGAGAAGCTACTCAAACGTTCGAGCAATTCGCGACGTTCCTCACGCAAGTAGAAGCCACGCTTAATTCTCGACCTCTTTGCGCTATCTCGGACGATCCACGGGATCCAAGTGCCTTGACTCCAGGACACTTTCTCGTCGGCTCAGCATTGAACACAATTCCTGAGCCGTCACTCATCGAGGTGCCAGTTCAACGGCTATCGCATTGGCAACACTCGCGTCAAATGCTGGAGCATTTTTGGAAACGGTGGAGTACGGAGTATCTTCAGTCCTTGCAAAACCTCTCGAAATGGCAGACTCATCACGGCAACATCAAAATCGGATCCATCGTTctcgtaaaaaacgaaaatctacctCCATCTGTGTGGCCCCTCGCGAAAGTGATCGAAGTGCATCCGGGAACCGACGGTCTCGTTCGCGTTGTGACCGTTACAACGAAATCCTCTGTGTTAAAACGTCCAATCGTAAAATTGTGTGTGCTTCCAGTGTCCTCTTAA
- the LOC124295711 gene encoding uncharacterized protein LOC124295711 — MEISDNLIPDLEWWTRNIKECVNPIREDHFEMEIFSDASLTGWGVACEGNRSHGFWNMEERKEHINYLEFKAVFYGLKCFAKDKHSCEILLRVDNTTALWYINRMGSIQFPKLSNLSKEIWQWCEIRDLWIFASYISSRDNKDANEESRVKQNETEWELASWACNQVDTTFGKFDIDLFASNVNAKCRKFVSWHRDPEAFAVDAFTIPWTNLYFYAFPPFAVILRTIRKIIAEKANGVLVVPFWPTQSWYPLFQKLFVSQPILFHPENDLLIDNCKQFHPLRTSLSLVVGKLSGKRLS, encoded by the coding sequence ATGGAAATATCGGACAATCTAATCCCAGACTTAGAGTGGTGGACAAGAAATATAAAAGAGTGCGTCAACCCGATAAGAGAAGACCATTTTGAGATGGAAATCTTCAGCGATGCCTCGTTAACAGGCTGGGGAGTAgcttgcgagggaaatcggtCACATGGGTTTTGGAACATGGAAGAGCGAAAAgaacatattaattatctcgAATTTAAAGCGGTATTTTACGGACTCAAATGCTTTGCCAAGGATAAACATTCGTGTGAAATATTGCTTCGTGTCGATAATACGACGGCGTTATGGTACATAAACCGTATGGGTAGCATTCAGTTTCCAAAGTTGTCAAATTTGTCAAAGGAAATCTGGCAATGGTGCGAGATTCGCGACTTGTGGATTTTCGCTTCGTACATTAGTTCTCGCGACAATAAAGACGCAAACGAGGAATCGAGAGTCAAACAAAACGAAACCGAATGGGAATTAGCTAGCTGGGCATGTAATCAAGTAGATACAACCTTCGGGAAATTCGATATAGATTTGTTCGCATCGAACGTAAATGCAAAATGCAGAAAATTCGTCTCATGGCACAGAGACCCAGAGGCGTTCGCGGTAGATGCTTTTACCATACCGTggacaaatttatatttctacGCTTTTCCACCATTCGCTGTCATCCTCAGaacaattagaaaaataattgctgAGAAAGCAAACGGGGTGTTGGTTGTGCCTTTCTGGCCGACACAGTCGTGGTACCCCCTGTTTCAGAAATTGTTTGTGAGCCAACCGATCCTTTTTCATCCAGAAAATGATTTGTTAATTGATAATTGCAAGCAATTCCATCCGTTGCGAACCTCGCTTTCCCTGGTTGTCGGGAAGTTATCGGGCAAGCGTTTGTCATGA